The Seriola aureovittata isolate HTS-2021-v1 ecotype China chromosome 8, ASM2101889v1, whole genome shotgun sequence genome contains the following window.
GTTGTATCCAAGCATTCATGTGATGTCGGAAATAACGAAAAATTAGTTTCATAGGAAAATTCACTAAATCTCAAACAACAATTCAGAAAGTCCGCGAAATTTTTAGTACTACGAACTGTGACGTCATCTACGCAGACATGGCGGCCGAAATGGTTAATGGTGAGGTACTTTTAATTAATGGTCCAAATTCACGTCTTGCACATCATTTTTTGCTAACATTTAATTAGCAATTTGGTAGTTAGTTGTAGCCCTTAGTTGCTGTCCACTACGGTGACCTAAGTTAGTTAGAAAAGTTATTTATTAGCAGTAATCTGAGTTACACAAATATTGGAAACCGCTTGTTTTACTGCTTtgagcaataaaacacaacacatcttTTTAGAGTCCATGTTGTTTCCACATTCCGACTTGAAAGCACATGAACACGCCAAAATCGGAGGAACGATTTTCCAGCTCCAGGAAATGGGACCGTCCGAGGAGCAGGTgaaatgcagcacaaacaaaggAAAGAGTCATTATTCAACTGAAACCTTTGGATATCACAGAACAGCTGCATCATGTGGCTCTGGAAAAAggtaagaaatatatatatatatatatgtatatatatatataatattatatatatataatttttttgtgagtttttttcatttattgttctagctatttacttttttatttaaatgtgataCACAATACAATGTAGCTGGCTACCTGGTTTCATTCAAAGTGTGCCATCCacaaaaaacttgtttttttatgacatgtgTTGGTCAGATCCGCATCGGTACTCATATCCGTacttgtattttaattttaattttaattcaaattcaaatttgtttGAGTCTAAAGGCAGGTGTTTTGAAAGggattttgtgttttagtcACTGCTGTCTTATATACTTTTCATTATAGTCACTTGAGTTACCAAAATTAAGTGTTAGCTAGTTTGCCATCTTGCTAGTTTCACAGAATTATCAGCATGACCACAGAGAGACTTTGCGAGACAGGGgtcttcacattttttaatgctttttaaacAATGTGTCTTCAGCAACATGGCTCATGCTCCTTAAGCTTTTAACATAACCCCTGCTACATTATAACAACATTGTTGCCCCCTAGACTGAAATTTGATATAGCACACTTTACTGCAAAAAAGCCCACCCAATTCAAAAAGGAGTGATgatattttacaaatgaaatagATACCTATTAGGATATAGCTTCCAAGGTCATGTATATTACTACCATGCTATTGCCAGTGTATTAATTGATGGATTAAATTTAAATCGGCCAATGTGTCAGTCCTTAAAACatctatttttaaattcagaaaataatttcTGCATAACATGTCTGATCATTATTGAGCAATGTCTAAttcataaaaggaaataaaattgTATCATGGTTAAAATTTCACTTTAGCTGTGAATCAAAATTCTGAGCCCAATTTGTTCCCACATCTCCCACTGTTTCTTACCTCGCTGCCCTGCCACATAAACTGCTTCTTAAATGTGGTTCATAATATCTGATCATTTAATGTGTGGTGCCAtcacttttattgcttttgGTGCACTAACCTGTTGCTACTGCAGACTGAAAAATCTTCACCTGGCTGATGATAGTCAATACTGCTCTATCAACAGCATGCCCTACCCTACTGGCCACAATACAGcagtctttcttttatttccacatgGAAGTCAGAGGTAGATGTCTGGAAGACTGCAGAAAATCTGCTCTTTGTATCCATTGGCTGTAGTTATCTTCGTTATGTCTGTGcatttttcattcagttatACATAAAAGAAGCTTTCCAAGGACAGCTGACGAGGAGCAACATCCTCTAAAACTTTAAATGACTGCAGGCAAACAGCAGTGATAAATTAAATAAGCTCATACAATTAAAATCTCATTCATATAAATGGGCTTCATACATAATAGTCAATATACCTGTGCTGTGTATTGATTTCCGTTAAGTAGGAATGGCTATTGTAACAGTATGTAATATTCAGTCATTAGatactgtttattttaactttttgagCCGAGCCCTGCTGACTGTAtaactgtatgactgtataGTGTTGAGACAGTTGTGCAGAGACAGGGACATGTGGAATGACTTTTTATTGCGCGATTAGTCATTTTTCAGACAACAAGGCTCCcccaacattaaaacaaacagcaatgtACAAAACAGCAcaccttttttttgccatcaaCGGAAATTTAATAAGGTAGTGAGAGTACATAACAGAAAGTAATGAAGTGTAAGGACGCGAGTTATGATGATGTTGAGATGTATAGGATGAGCTTGATGTCAAAGCCAAAGTAAGCACCATCGTCATGTAGTCTGGAAAGGCCATATTTCAGTAAGAAATATTCTAGAAGGGGTGAGGAGAGGTTAAACATGATACAAGAGGGTTGTTATCacagttttcagacatttttaccaactaaaaaaaagaacaatatcgGTGTAGCACTACTTTATCATGCAATTTACTTTAGTAAAccttctgacacacacacaaaatatactTCAATAAGTAGAACTCAATACATCTCTGTCCAGCAATAGTCACAAAGCCTGTAATTTATACTCTTTGAATGTGAGATCCCTATCAAAAATAAtatgcagatttttatttttcttaatatatCTAAAGTGCAAGTATTTATCCATTTTATTCAATGCTTTCTGTAAGTATaaaatacaaaggaaaaaaaacagcaatatgtttttcctgtttacatgtTATATTTTTCTGAAAGGAGGAGCATCATATATAAcaaaccatatatatatatatatatacacacacacacgccacagATAAAATAGTTTTTGAAAGATACAACATATTATCTCATATGGGGATGGTAAAGGGATTTAGACCAAACTGTGACATGGGATATGTTCATTGTGCATTGACCCCACCCCTTAAAATCCAGGATCCATTTCCCAACATCttcaaaacatttgaaagaaCGTCTTTATAAGTATACACAACAGTAGCCTATACAGTCTGCAAACATGATGGACCCTACTACTCGGTGTGTGTGCAAACAGAAGACGTGCTGAATGAGCTCCTCTGTCAGTGGTTTGTGATGAGTCATATAGTGCTTGGCTTTGACCAGAGGCTGCGATTGGCTGTGTGATTAACCAGGAACTCTGAATGGCCAATGAAAGACTACAACACTGAAACCAGAAACGGAGCAGATTTGGTTGTCTGGAACACCTTAATGGAAGTTTAGTCTGTTTTCCTTCACTACTTGTACAGTTTGGTAGAGGCAGGTCGCCACCACCCTCATTTTGTTTGTGGAAGATTGCTGTTAGAAGTCGTGTACATGTGGCTGTTTCAATGCAGTCAGAAACATGAACAACCTCCCTGTTGAAGATGGGAGGAACAAGTACACAAAACACCTACAGCTGGAGCCATCATAGCAATCCGACTTTTAGTACATACAACAAGAAGCTAGTAGCTAGTCTACAATTTCATTTCTCTTCTATTTCCATCATTTGAGAATTTGCAAGGAATGGTCCGGTCACCTTGAGCAACAGGTTGTTTGAGcaacaaaaatttaaataagaTTTGACAAAATTAACACTGCAGTAATAACAGACAAAGGTCTAGGATAACATCATGAGTTAGGACTGCTATGATGGCTACCACTGTATATGAAATCAAAACATCACTCTTGTCAGTGCTAACAGCCTCAGTGCACAATCACCCCTGTGCACTGAACTTAGCCAGAGCCACTGAGGACAGCACACAGCTAGACCACTGACGCTTCATACAGAAAGCAAGACGAACAACATCTTCCTACCATTTTGCATTTGAGTCCCAGGAATGGATGACCGTGTAATGTGGGCACAACATGGCTGCAAGGTCACTCCAGGTTTTGCTGTGACACTGGGTGAGCTCTCATAAACTGAGAAATCAGATTTGATTACACTATTTTCGGCAAAACCACAAGTGCCCTCCTCCTCCGTAACTCAGACAGAGCTACGACCCAAAATGGACGTGTCATGTTTCACAACAGAGTAattctgcagtgaaaacacaactgaCCCAGTAGCACCTGGCGATTACAGTCTGTAACAAAACAAGATCACACGTctttaactctttaaaaaaaaaaaaaatgtgcgtTTCACGGAGTGAGGCAATCACAAAGTGAACTGTATGAGCAGGTTCAGGCTCTCGTTATATTTGGCCattagagaaaaagaaagagagaaaggaagtgTTGTATTTCCAGTCTTCATGTAGCATGAGCCTCCTGGAGGCCTAAAATTAAATTAAGCTAAAGCTAGAACAGTTTGGGGAATAATTGCTGTACCACAACAGAGTCCATTCTCATGCTGAACTCAGGATGAACTCAGATTGACCTCAGATGTGCTTTGCCAGGCACATAGTCATAGGTGGCTTGTACGTGTGTTTAATGGAAATTGACTTTTTATAATTCACAGCCCAGTGTGAGGAAATATAATCATCTGCAAGAGGGGAAAGAGATTTCCTGTTCTTCTccaaaactgagagaaaagtcCTAACTGGATCTGTCTGACAGCCGGGTCAGTAGGTCGTGGTAGAACGCTGCTGGTAAGCCCCTACAGTGCAGTGCCAGGCTTCATCAGGCCTTTCACCAACACTCAGAGACAAACCTGTGCTAAAAAGTCCTGCGTAGAGCAGATGGGATTTTCTGGAACATTTTTCTTGGCTCTGTTTCCACGGGCATAACCAATCAAACACAGATAAACTTTTTAAAGCAAGAATTCATAAGACTTCTGATACCTTTTCAGCCCAGATGTGCTTTGGGGAATTCTGTTTTAGCCTAGCCTCAGTTATCCTAAATGTCTGCGAGACCCAGGCTATAACCACATTAACAGCTTTTATCCAGCTGAGGCCTCTAAAGCTGCAATCCATGCAGTCTGTGTTTCCCTTCATGCCAGCTAGGTGGCACGCCACACTGACTGGGCCTCTGACCAGGCTCAGTCATATTAGCTGTCTTAGGCCAACCTGCTTTAAATAAAGCTGATAGGTGAACTAACCACTTGAAGCATATTGATTGTTAACTAATGCTTCAGTGTAAGCCTAGAGGTCAATCAGGTCAAAAAGAAGGAATGGACTGTGTGTCTGAAAGAGGCATTCGGACTAGTTCTGCTCCGAGGACAGTGAGCCAGGGCCTTTCTTACACACTGAATCCAGAGAGAGGGATTCTAATCCtcattgtaaaaacaacaacaaactccTCTGTCCTTTGGGTCTGCTGCGGCTGATCATTATCACCTAGCTCAAGTGAAACCATAGACAAGCCAAAGTCAAATCGTAGCTCACCTGTCCTGCCATCAGCAGTCCCAGGCGAGAGAAGGGGTCGCACTACGGCTCCAAAAAAACTGTTTCCTGGCTTCTAATGACAGGAGGCCTTGTGCAGTTCTAGACACCATTCAAAATACTTTAGAGGCCTCCCAAACACTCAGATAGCAACAAGAGGCCTCAACAGggggagactgtgtgtgtgtgtgtgtgtgtgtgtgtgtgtgtgtgtgtgtgtgtgtgtgtgtgtgtgtgtgtgtgtgtgtgtgtgtgtgtgtgtgtgtgtgtgtcagacaccCCTGGACCGAAGCCCCAAGATACTATTCAACTTCAGTGTAGGCCAGTGCAGAGGGGCCGACACGGAGACAGTTAAAGGTTGCTGACTGtctgtgttgcatgtgtgtgctgggggaggaaggaggggggaaAGGGTTTTCTCTGGGGTGACTCCATAGGGGGACGTAAAACACCCGAACTAGTCTATGcgcactgagagacagacaaggCAGCCTACTGGTTTACAGAACGTGACAGGAAAAATACCTCACTACtggtgtgacttttttttttttcactttgagcAAGTGCTTGAGAAGAAAGACTTCACATTTCGGAAATATAATGCAGATGCATCAACCTCATCGTCATGCTTTCAAATATCTACTGATCACATAGCCTATACATTTTTTCGTCTTTTTATAGTCTATACACGTGATACAATGCCACGATTGGCACGTACACAATATTGCACACTAAGATGAAATGTCCTACACTAGTCAGTGGCTTCCTCTCTGCCTGGGAGCGAGAAACCTGACACGTTTTGGACAACataatgtggagaaaaaaactgacgaaaaaaaaaaagcatcagaaTAACAATAATGCAAAAGTGACATATTCTGAGCGGCGAGGCCCCCAAGGAGCGATCAAGGGGCTGTAGCACCATAAAGAGATAGATACTGCCTCGGCCCTGCACTGATAGGCCTCTACATCCACTGGACTGCACTCAGACTGACTGCATGGGACCGGCCGGCTGGCCTGCCTGGCTGGCTGACTGCCTGGCTCTTTAACAGCATCCATCTCAGCTCTGACGAAAAGCCTCATCCAGCCGctcctgattttgttttttgttgtcgctgttttttttaacatcatggTGCATATGGTGTGCAAATCCACCCATAACATCTCCAGATGAATCTCCATGCTGACACCAAGTGCTGCCACAGGCGGTACATCCTAGGTCGCTTCCTGATCCAGGGAGACACATCTCTACTCTGTGAGAGGCCACCCAGCCAGGTGTGCTCCTAGGGATTCTAGGCTCCAGGGTGCCATAACACACTGAGGCCCCCACCTGTTTCCAAAGTGTACATACGGCAGCACCTCATCTCTCTGAAGGGCCAGCTCCAACTTGGAGCTATGTTTCTGCCCACTACCACTGTTGGCCCCCAGGCTCCCAGTGGCCTTTCAGCTTACTTTTGGTGTTGCCACCCATGCTCCATGCACTGCAGGGGTGTAAATCCTGCAGCTCTGGTGAGTATATTTCTGCCTACATAACAGCACTCGTAAATGAAAACGTACAGCGGTCGAGGTCACAGACCATCCACGTGAGGACACGTAAACGAGTGGAGTGTATAAGGCACGGGTCGTAATGACGTCAGAGAGGATGCGTTGCCTCGCCGCGCGCTGCGCTGACGcgtctttttttgttgttttatttttttgttgttttttttttgtttccgcGCCTTGCAAGCCCACAGGTGAGCCTTATCCTTTtgcatcccccacccccccagaggaaaaaacaacaaagtaacaaagaaaaaactttaCCCACAGAAAACGTGGGTATCTtaataaggatttttttttttacagctgattCACAAAATCATAATTAGTACATCTAAGttagcacttttttttcctttaagttTATATGGACATGGTGCAAGAGGGTTGATATTCAATATAGTAGCTCAGAGATAGATTTATCCCATTTGTTTGAGGCGCACAAAATAGGCTATTTATTTTTGAGTCTCAACCTTTCCATAATGGCATGATAGAAATGCTTTCATTAGCCTATTACGTTTTAGGTCAAATTAAAGACTATAGCCTACTTTGCCAaatttcttttcaaaacatGAGCCTACACGCATGCTGACAGGTGTTTACAGGCCTGTAGTGCCGCGTTCTGCAATTCATACACTTTGAGAGCGCTTTCATATTTATTCTGCGTACCTTTATAATAAACTATACATCTGGTATCAGATTTTGGTTTCATAAAGTCCATAATATATTCTCTTTGTGCTGATGTCAAATATTCGTTCTACATGAAGACTGTCATTTAATATAATAGacctctggttttatttttgattaaattttAGTATATTACcagtttgaaaacatttaaacattttttttcgaAATAGCTTTGATGTGTGCAAAATCTTTCGTTGATAGAGATATAAACACTCTGTTCATTGTCATTTAAATCAAGTAGGAAACAGTTCATATCTTACAGTTCAATCCTTGATAGCAGCGGCTTACTGTTACAATGGTGGTAAGTGGGGTGACATCCAGTAAAATGAGCGAGGAGACAGCAGAGGTGCTGCCATGTCTgtggaggttgtgtgtgtggggtgatTCCCTTGGAAATTCTCTTTCtattttacagttaaaagtCTCGTTTTCTCTCATAGTTCAGTTGTTTCATTTATGCTCTCCCAAAATCCGCGTCAGTCATCGTCGCCGTCATCTCCGCCGTGCGGGCCCTCAGGTAGCAGTTCGGAGGCCCGTTTCTCTCTACTCCTCTCCTGgatcttcctcatctcctccgCGTATTTACAGAAGGTGTTGCCGAATTTGGACCACACTTTGCACGGAACCGTAATGGAGTTCCGGTACGTGGGCTTCACCTCGCTGACCCGCATGAAGACCCCGTACTTATTGGAGCCCACGTCAAAGAAGAAACGCTTGTTGTCGACCGTGAGCGAGGTGCCCTCCGGGAGCTCCGCCGGCTCCTCATCCACACCGTAGTCGTCGATGAGTTTGGCCAAAGCGTCGCGGAACTCGATGAGACCCTGCGCCGGCAGAGCGATGGTCTGGCCTTGCGCGCTTCCCAATCCGGGCCCCCGATTAACGGTCTGTCGGATCCTCAGGAACCGCCCCCTCTGGTTCTCTTTCAGATCCATGTAATATTTCCGATTCTCCCGAACCAAGAATTCGCTCTTGAGCGCCCGCCGGGGCTCATCCTGCACCATGTCCGGGTTGGTCGGGCCCAGCTGGGCGTAATGTTCGATAAAGTCCCCGAGATAATCGCGGAACTCCACGGCAACCGACATGGAGAGAGTGAGGCGGCTCTTGTTTCCCCCAGCCCCGACCTCGGCTATCTTTAGGAAGCGGCCTTTAACATTCTGCTTCACGTCAAGGTAGAAGCGCTTGTTCTGGATGTCGACGCGCTTGGAAGCGAGCTCTTCGGTGTCATGCTGCAGCCGGGACATGGCCCCCATCGCACCCGGGGGCAGCGAGCCGGGGCCTGCGGTGGGCCCTCCGTGGTCACTGCCACTGTCTCTGTCCGCCATGATACTGCCTCCCTGCTTTACCTTCCACCGTCTCCCTCTGCCTGCTGCAACCTCGACTGCCCGTCAAACCACTCCGCCGCTCTATcgcgagaggagaggaggatgaaaaaatgaaagtaactGTAGTTAGTGTTACTGTAGTACTCCGAGCAGGCTGCGTTCAAGACGCTCGCGATGTTTTTGCAACGTTTGACAGAATTTTCACTTCAGCCTCTGGTATAGCAGTATATTGCAATTGAAAGTTAACCCCCACCCATGTGAGCCCAAAACACTGCAGTACTAACATCAACAGTCAAcgtagatagatagatagatagatagatagatagatagatagatagatagatagatagatagatagatagatagatagacagatagacagatagacgTCAAAGTAAACATCACACCTGTTTGCACACTATCTCAAAACCAATAAAAGGGCAGAACAGGAACTAAGTCATACCTGTTTGCTATTGGGTTGGGGtttttcagcaccatggacagcaaaCCTGGACAGTCCCTGtggaaggagacagagagcagggagaaagagacattTCTGAATGAACAGTAGATGATGTGTGGGAGGCTGAGGGAGGGGGCTAATACACTGTGAAGCATCATGAATTATTACCCTGTGATTGGACATGcttgtgtgtcactgtttctCAATGAGAAGCTATTGATGGTCTTGAAGGGGTTTGGGGACAGTAGCAAGAAGCCAAGtatctaataaaaaaataaataaaaaaacctcCCATCCTGGTCAACTTCTCAAAAGAAACTGTGGTTATTCAAATAAATCTGAGTGAATCTTTTGGTTAAGATTAAGATAAGAAGATTGGGTTAAGAAATTCtagaataacattttaatttattatgtaATTAAACAATTTGTAGTGTCTGTGATGTTGGTTTAATATGTCTCCTCAGTCTTTTCAGTTTATAAATTAGTTGACTGACGGGAAGTTAACTGGCaaccattttgataatttatttatttcttcttgtttatttattatttttttatattttcatgaaaaAGCTAAACTTTTGCCAGGTACGccttctcaaatgtgatttttttgattaatgACATTCAAAAACATCACCCTGGACTCTGGgaaaactgcacatttttaattaatttctgatattttatagacagTGTTTAGTCGATTAACATTGAAAATAGTCAGTAGATTAACTGATAATTAAATGATGTTATTTGCAGGCCCATTTTGATTACGATATAATTCTTTCCATCATCTGAGCATCTTGTTAAAAGATTTTAACAACAAATTTAGAAATTTAActgttttctgctgtgaaaGGTGCTTTTACATaggtgaaacaaaacaaggttTTTTTTAGCAGCTGCCTTCATAAGAtcggagaggaggagcagaccTCAAGTAGAAGAATGATGTGGGAGACTTGATGGATGTTGATTGGATATAGGTTTAATGGGATTGGAGGGCTTGCATTATATGCTCTAATCATACACTTGTCTGTATCTTGTTTGTCACAGGAAACAGAATTCTTTTAAAACTCACAAGCATCACATATGCTTATAATTAGATGTTCTAACATTAACTAAACCCCAAACCCCACTGAAGAGCTGGCAAGAGAAGGTGTGTTAACCTGGAATAGAAAGGTgggatttgatgtttttagcaTAACCCAAGTTATGAGCAGATAAGTCACTGGTGTCTCTTTTCAGAACCACGGACAGCGGAGGGTGGACAAGAAAACAGATGGGATTTGATTTTGTCCATGAGTATTGCTGGTGATGTACAAAATGAAGGAAAGAGGACTGCAAAGAAGAAATGTGTGGCAAGTACTGGGGCTGCTGTGTCACTGACACAAGTATATTTTAACATCACAGAAGGAGAACATACCTTGACATTGAATGACCAATCTAAGTGACCTCATCAGCCCAGCTGCTGAAATGCAGGTGCAATATCAAAAACAGCCCCTCTGTTAATTCCCACAGGCTCAGTGTGAGTGCTAGGGAAGTCATGGAGGCAATAAGTGGCAGTCCTCCCTGGGTCAGCCAGCAGGAATCGGTTTTTACTCCCCATCGCTTTGTCAACAAATGATTTGCTTTCAAGGCTAATTTGGAAATTCCTAAATTGTGTGCAAGGTCTTTGAATAGGGGCTGTAATTAATGCATGAAtggttgaatgaatgaaggggAGACGGATCGGTGAATGGGTGGGCAGCGGGTGGAGAGGGAAAAAGGTGGGGGTGGGTCACTGCATGGACGGATCACAGTTTCTGAAGAGCGTTGTTTGCCTCATGATATGCTGTGGTGATCCCCAACCTGGAGAGGCGACTCCAGTAATGTGTAATTGTCAACATGTAACATAGAAAACATATCATGTATGTTTGATGTAGAAGAGGACTGAAACTGTACTTTTACATCTAAGTAAAAGAGGTTTCCTCTTTGAATCTTAGGTGAACATGACAGTGAAGAAGGATAGATGCAGTGAAAAGACAGACCTTCATTGCAGCAGTTTGGTTTTGGCCTTCAGTCAGTATGACATATCATGTGATTGGCCTGTTGGGTCAGAGCACTAAACCTGTCAAGcctttcagcaccatggacagagactGGTCCCTGATGAAATGCTGCTGATGGGGAAACGGCTGGATGAGGCCATGATGTAGGTGCATACTATGATGCATTTTCTTTATCATCTCAGTCATCTATAGTAAAAGCTCCTGTCCACACGTCCCCTATATGACATTATATTTTATCCCTTTTTCAGGATGGACAATGAAATGCTTTCGACCTCTAGCGAAGGGCGCACAGCTCCTGACAGGGAGGGAAAGGCGAATCTTATGAATGGCTTGATTGATGGATACAGAGATGGAGGCAGGGACTGGTTTGCTggtggaaggaggaggggatACGTGTGGTCACCATAAAAAGCCTGAGCATATTGTGCAAAGCTCTCGTTTCATTGGTGGAGATGTATTCAGTGAAAGAAGTGGGATTATTAGCTGTAGCTGTGCAGGATTGGCAAAATATTTGGGTAGAATGTCTTTCCACTATTGCACCAGCAGATTAGGGTAACTGATGCTTCCACGTGTTGCCGTAGAGTCGTTAAACTGTACAGTATCCCCAGGCAATATTAGGGAACTGCAATAACTCGCATAATAGTGTGGAAAATGTCAGGTTGGGGGTGTGCTCTCCTGTAGCATGCAGCGAGCGGATATATGTCTGAGGGCATTTAAAGCTGAAGTCTCGAAACTCCCAGCTCGCCTCGCCACGCTGAGGAATCCATTGAGAGAATTTCGCAGCGTTAGTCATCGCAACAACTATCCGCAGTGTGTGTAGTAGTCGCCTATAGCCTCTCTTGCACCTCTTGCACTGGAGATCCACAGTGAGCGCCGTGCAGGGCTTGGCTACAGACGCACTCTGTGCTGAGTGTCTGTGCACTGTGTGCGTGATTCCTCTTGCACCCACCCGGAGAGGTTTAACACAGTCGACCGGCATGGTCACATGCCGGTTGGGTCGGTGGCGGTGTGCCGGTGGGTGCCCGGGTCATTAGGGTGTTTGCGCAGGACGTGGCGAGCCGACGCCAGTGACCGGGCAGGTGATGTTTGCTCACGTAAGTCGCTCGCGTTTGATGAGGGGCGCAGGGGACGCGGCTGGAGGGTGCGCGCTACTGTTGCATCGACTCACCGGATAACCGCTGCTATCTCATCCTGTCCGTCTGTTCCTCCCtggttttctcttctcttttttattttgctcacC
Protein-coding sequences here:
- the purab gene encoding transcriptional activator protein Pur-alpha, with the translated sequence MADRDSGSDHGGPTAGPGSLPPGAMGAMSRLQHDTEELASKRVDIQNKRFYLDVKQNVKGRFLKIAEVGAGGNKSRLTLSMSVAVEFRDYLGDFIEHYAQLGPTNPDMVQDEPRRALKSEFLVRENRKYYMDLKENQRGRFLRIRQTVNRGPGLGSAQGQTIALPAQGLIEFRDALAKLIDDYGVDEEPAELPEGTSLTVDNKRFFFDVGSNKYGVFMRVSEVKPTYRNSITVPCKVWSKFGNTFCKYAEEMRKIQERSREKRASELLPEGPHGGDDGDDD